The segment CCACATTGCTGGCCACGTTGGCGGCGCCGCCGATGCGAAGTTCCTCGCGCGTGACGCGCACCACGGGCACCGGCGCTTCGGGGCTGATGCGGTCGACCGCGCCGTACCAGTAGCGGTCGATCATGGCGTCGCCCACCACGAGCACGCGTGACTTGGCGAGTTGGGCTTTGGAAATTGTCATAGTTCTTCTACTCGACGAGCAGGGTAGCTGTCCCAGGTCTGGCAGCCCGGGCATTGCCAGAAATGCTGCTTGGCTTCGAAGCCGCAGGCGGCGCAGCGGTAGCGCGTGAGCGGCTTGACGGCGTGGTCCAGCGCGCGCTGCACCTGGGGATGGAACTGCTCGTGCTCCAGCTTCTCGCCGGCGATCCACTTGGCGGCAGCGACCAGCGAGGGCTCGCGTTCGAGGTGGTGCACGTACCAGTCGCGCGTACTGGTGCTGCTGCTGCCAGCGGCCGCCTGCAGCGTCACCAGGGCTTCGAGCACGTCCAGCGAAGGTATCTGTTCGTAGATCTCCTGCAGCCTGGCCAGCACGGTCACGGTGCGGCCGCTGGCCACGGCGGCCTGGGCCAGCGGGGCGGCAATCAGCGGGGTGGCCGCGGGGCAGGCACCCAGCGCTTCTTCCAGCGTGGCGCAGGCCAAGGCGGCCTGGCCCTGTTCCAGCTGCAGGCGGGCCAGTTCGATGCGCGCGCGCGGGGCGTTGGGGGCGGTGCTCACGGCCTGGGCCAGTACCTCCTGTGCCTGTGCGATCTCGCCGCGCGCCAGGTGGGCGGCGGCCTGTTCGCACAGGTAGTGGGCCAGGCGGCTGCTGAAGCTGCCGGTCTCGGCGCTTTCCAGCTGGCGTGCGATCTCGGCGGCCTGCGGCCAGTCGCGCGAGCGTTCGTAGTTGGCCAGGCGCGCCAGCCGGGCTTGGGCCTGGAAGGGCGTGCCTTCGAGCTTGATCAGCGCGTCCTCGGCGCGGTCGAGCAGGCCGGCCTTGAGGTAGTCCAGCGCCAGGGCGTGCTGGGCGCGCTGGCGATCGGCCTCGGACAGGTCACCCCGCGAGAGCAGGTGCTCGTGCACACGCACGGCGCGCTCGTATTCACCGCGGCGGCGGAACAGGTTGCCCAGGGCGAAATGCAGCTCGGAGGTGTCGGGGTCGCTCTGCACGGCCTCGATGAAGGCGTCGATGGCCTGGTCCTGCTGTTCGTTGAGCAGGAAGTTCAGGCCTCGGAAATAGGCCTTGGGGTTGCGCCGGTTTTCGATGCGCAGCTGGCGCAGGTCCAGTCGCGAGGCCAGCCAGCCCAGGATGAAGGCGGCAGGCAGGCCGAGCAGGATCCAGCTCAGGTCAAGATTCATGGGGCGGTTGGATGGTGGTGAGGGCGAGTTCGCTGTCGGCCACGGCCCGGCGGCGCAACTGCCGCGCCGCGTGGCGCTGCTTGAGCCAGCGCGGCAGCATGGCCAGCACACCGGCGGCCAGGCCCAGGGCAAAGGCGGCCAGCAGCACCAGTACCAGGGAGGCCTGCCAGACGTGGCCGAAGAACAGGTGCACGCTGACAACCTGCTGGTTGTTCAGGGCAAAGGCGAGCAGGGCAAAAAAAATGGCTGCCCTCAGTATCCACTTCAGCAGCCATGTCAGTTGTTTCATCAATGTCCCCCGGGTGAGGGCATTCTAGCGATTGCGGGCATCAACTTTTCGGTTCGATCGCCTGCATTTCGCTGGTGCGCTGGTCCACCGCCTCGCGCAGGGCCTTGCCCGGCTTGAAGTGGGGAACGCGCTTTTCGGGAATGGCCACGCTCTCGCCGCTACGGGGGTTGCGCCCCATGCGCGGCGGCCGGCGGTTGATGGAGAAGCTGCCGAAGCCGCGGATCTCGATGCGGTGCCCGCGCACCAGTGCATCGTTCATCGCGTCCAGGATGGCCTTGACCGCGAACTCGGCGTCGCGGTGAGTCAGCTGCCCGAAACGGGCAGCCAGCTCTTCAACCAGGTCGGAGCGGGTCATGTGTGGATGACGTTCGCGTGTTTGGCAGGGGCACACCGCCGCTTGGCAGCAGCGTGCCCCATGCGCATCACTTCTCGGACGTGTCCAGCTTGGCGCGCAGCAGGGCGCCCAGGCTGGTGGTGCCGGCGCTTTCGCGAGCCGACTGCTGGTTCAGGTTGGCCATGGCACCCTGCTCGTCGGCCAGGTCCTTGGCCTTGATCGACAGCTGGATGTTGCGGGTCTTGCGATCCACGTTGACCACCACGGCGGTGACTTCGTCGCCTTCCTTGAGCACGTTGCGGGCGTCTTCCACGCGGTCACGCGAGATTTCGCTGGCGCGCAGGTAACCCAGGATGTCCTGGCCCAGATCGATCTCGGCGCCACGGGCGTCCACGGTCTTGACCTTGCCGGTCACGATGGCGCCCTTGTCGTTCACCGAGGTGAAGGTGGTGAAGGGATCCTGGTCGAGCTGCTTGATGCCCAGGGAGATGCGCTCGCGGTCCACATCGACGGCCAGCACGAGTGCTTCCACTTCCTGGCCCTTCTTGTAGTTGCGCACGGCGGCTTCGCCCGGCTCGTTCCAGGACAGGTCGGACAGGTGCACCAGGCCGTCGATGCCGGCAGCCAGGCCCACGAACACGCCGAAGTCGGTGATGGACTTGATCGGGCCCTTGACGCGGTCGCCGCGCTTGGTGTTCTGCGCGAATTCCTGCCAGGGGTTGGCCTTGCACTGCTTCATGCCCAGGCTGATGCGGCGCTTGTCTTCGTCGATCTCGAGGACCATGACTTCGACTTCGTCGCCCAGGGCCACGATCTTGGAGGGGGCCACGTTCTTGTTGGTCCAGTCCATTTCGGAGACGTGCACCAGACCTTCGATGCCCGGCTCGAGTTCCACGAACGCGCCGTAGTCGGCGATGTTGGTGATCTTGCCGAACAGGCGGGTGCTCTGGGGGTAACGGCGGCTCACGCCCATCCAGGGGTCATCGCCCATCTGCTTGAGACCCAGGGACACGCGGTTCTTCTCGGTGTCGAACTTGAGGATCTTGGCGGTGATTTCCTGGCCGGCCTGAACGACTTCGCTCGGGTGGCGGACACGGCGCCAGGCCATGTCGGTGATGTGCAGCAGGCCGTCGATGCCGCCCAGGTCCACGAAGGCACCGTATTCGGTGATGTTCTTGACCACGCCCTGCACCACGGAACCTTCTTTCAGGTTCTGCATGAGCTTGGCGCGCTCTTCGCCCATGGAGGCTTCCACCACGGCGCGGCGGCTCAGCACCACGTTGTTGCGCTTGCGGTCGAGCTTGATGACCTTGAATTCCAGGGTCTTGTTCTCGTACGGGGACAGGTCCTTGGTCGGACGGGTGTCGACCAGCGAGCCCGGCAGGAAGGCGCGGATGCCGTTGACCAGAACGGTCAGGCCGCCCTTGACCTTGCCACTGGTGGTGCCGGTGACGAATTCGCCGGTTTCCAGTGCCTTTTCCAGGCTCATCCAGGAAGCCAGACGCTTGGCGGTGTCGCGCGACAGGATGGTGTCGCCGTAGCCGTTTTCGATGGAGCCGATGGCCACCGACACGAAGTCGCCAACCTGGACTTCGAGCACGCCCTGGTCGTTCTTGAATTCCTCGACGGGGACATAGGCCTCGGACTTGAGGCCGGCGTTGACCACGACGAAGCTGTGCTCGATGCGCACGACTTCGGCGGTGATCACTTCACCCGGACGCATTTCGGTGCGTGTCAGGGATTCTTCAAACAGGGCGGCAAAAGATTCAGACATGTAAGTTCCTAGACCATCTGGGCGTCCACGGCCTGGAGGCCATGGCGTGACAGCCGCACCATTGCGACTGGGGGGTAGCTTTCGACGGCGTTGTGTGCGGGTGTTCCGCGGGTTAAGTTGCTGATCCACACGGCCGGGGCGCTTGCTGCGCGAGGGGAGCCGGGTGGGCCTGTCCAGCCACCCGGGCCTCAGTGTGTCGAGGGCCCGAAAGGCTGCTTGTCCGACCACCAGTCCAGCACGAGATCCACCGATTCTTCTATCGTCAGATCCGAGTTGTCCAGCAGGCGGGCATCCTGCGCCGGCTTGAGAGGCGCGACGCTACGGGACATGTCCCGCGCATCACGCGCTTCCAGATCGGCGCGAAGGGTTTCAAGTGTAGTCGAAATCCCCTTTGAAATCAACTGCTTATGGCGTCTTTCCGCCCTTTTTGCGGCACTGGCGGTCAAAAACACCTTCAAGGGGGCGTCCGGGAAGATCACCGTGCCCATGTCGCGCCCGTCGGCTACCAGGCCGGGCAGGCGGGTAAAGCTGTGTTGCAGGGCCACCAGGGCCGTGCGCACGGCCGGCAGGGCCGAGACTTTGGAGGCGTTCATGCCCCCTTCTTCGCTGCGGATGGCCACGCTGACGTCGTCGCCGTCCAGCAGCACGCGCTCACCTTCGAAACGCACCGGCAGCTGGCGGGCCAGGGCGGCTATGGCCGGCTCAAAGGCCGGCTCCAGGGACAGCCCGGCGCGTAGGGCGGCCAGGGCGGTGACGCGGTAGAGGGCGCCGGAATCCAGCAGGTGGTAGCCCAGGCGCACGGCCAGGCGTGCGGCCAGGGTGCCCT is part of the Rhodoferax sp. BAB1 genome and harbors:
- the rpsA gene encoding 30S ribosomal protein S1, which codes for MSESFAALFEESLTRTEMRPGEVITAEVVRIEHSFVVVNAGLKSEAYVPVEEFKNDQGVLEVQVGDFVSVAIGSIENGYGDTILSRDTAKRLASWMSLEKALETGEFVTGTTSGKVKGGLTVLVNGIRAFLPGSLVDTRPTKDLSPYENKTLEFKVIKLDRKRNNVVLSRRAVVEASMGEERAKLMQNLKEGSVVQGVVKNITEYGAFVDLGGIDGLLHITDMAWRRVRHPSEVVQAGQEITAKILKFDTEKNRVSLGLKQMGDDPWMGVSRRYPQSTRLFGKITNIADYGAFVELEPGIEGLVHVSEMDWTNKNVAPSKIVALGDEVEVMVLEIDEDKRRISLGMKQCKANPWQEFAQNTKRGDRVKGPIKSITDFGVFVGLAAGIDGLVHLSDLSWNEPGEAAVRNYKKGQEVEALVLAVDVDRERISLGIKQLDQDPFTTFTSVNDKGAIVTGKVKTVDARGAEIDLGQDILGYLRASEISRDRVEDARNVLKEGDEVTAVVVNVDRKTRNIQLSIKAKDLADEQGAMANLNQQSARESAGTTSLGALLRAKLDTSEK
- the lapB gene encoding lipopolysaccharide assembly protein LapB — translated: MNLDLSWILLGLPAAFILGWLASRLDLRQLRIENRRNPKAYFRGLNFLLNEQQDQAIDAFIEAVQSDPDTSELHFALGNLFRRRGEYERAVRVHEHLLSRGDLSEADRQRAQHALALDYLKAGLLDRAEDALIKLEGTPFQAQARLARLANYERSRDWPQAAEIARQLESAETGSFSSRLAHYLCEQAAAHLARGEIAQAQEVLAQAVSTAPNAPRARIELARLQLEQGQAALACATLEEALGACPAATPLIAAPLAQAAVASGRTVTVLARLQEIYEQIPSLDVLEALVTLQAAAGSSSTSTRDWYVHHLEREPSLVAAAKWIAGEKLEHEQFHPQVQRALDHAVKPLTRYRCAACGFEAKQHFWQCPGCQTWDSYPARRVEEL
- a CDS encoding integration host factor subunit beta; this translates as MTRSDLVEELAARFGQLTHRDAEFAVKAILDAMNDALVRGHRIEIRGFGSFSINRRPPRMGRNPRSGESVAIPEKRVPHFKPGKALREAVDQRTSEMQAIEPKS
- a CDS encoding lipopolysaccharide assembly protein LapA domain-containing protein codes for the protein MKQLTWLLKWILRAAIFFALLAFALNNQQVVSVHLFFGHVWQASLVLVLLAAFALGLAAGVLAMLPRWLKQRHAARQLRRRAVADSELALTTIQPPHES